In a genomic window of Rhododendron vialii isolate Sample 1 chromosome 12a, ASM3025357v1:
- the LOC131309839 gene encoding uncharacterized protein LOC131309839 isoform X4, with amino-acid sequence MSTEEKHAVTVRDLVEEAKKRIVFLIMCAVGLSYLLSMTSSSVWVNLPAAASLIVTVRYFSLYFEMRGKAAVYNSKPTLAHISSKTKPFEGPNTGVMKSDWRRKVNSPVVENALDQFTRHLVSEWVMDLWYSRLTPDRQGPEELVHIMHGVLGEISSRLRNVNLIDLLTRDIISILCTHLELFRSSQSKIEKHQLGPLTFERRDVELKSILFADNKLHPALFSAEAEHKVLQHLMDGLISFTFKPEDLQCSLFRFTVRELLACALMRPVLNLANPRFLNERVESVAISLSKANEGAATLLASQSKSKASSRISSDHFTRILDPSVKGVELVPLKKDPSKTLEEKSTKDNANGTLTKDPLLCMDTRSTLSWSSQPLDPLTGDGRGSQRLHSGEIWDGTVVMISRRETEAIAPNHFENYRRKEDENYAIESGIKSSSALYKTADNLKVLSREKEKDGATKISSDHSNAALSRRNGNITSHLSAISYIEFDENDLMRLEEVESGSSSYTSEDDETSSVTGLDFPVNKVWDGKLNRYLSVSHIHHPLQSSEGCNTRKSGVGHLHSRLHRTQSRRKRFKRLSSQKRHIWQEVERTSFYSGDRQDILNSFKGRVESEDSSDDYEAEVLGRIHSGATASSSTSSTRLLDCDNLAVSAQKNSLLPDSFLKLRCESQVLGANIVKGGSRTFAVYSISVTDTNEDSWSIKRRFRHFEELHRRLKEFPEYNLHLPPKHFLSTGLDVLVIRERCKLLHKYLKKLLQLPTISGSIEIWDFLSVDSQTYVFSHSISIIETLSDSITHERSEEAQNALGQTVNPLPSHCEHRNAESKESALAMKHNIVGDGSRVQAQGAVYTQQQKPSEDSDKSDQRNISLSRKSINRIEGDDLQTSSQPIIGAASDPTLPTEWVQPNLSAPLLELVDVVFQLQDGGWIKRKAFWVAKQILQLGMGDAFDDWLIEKIQLLRRGSVVASGIKRIEQVLWPDGIFITKHPKRRQPNPSGSTPQSSPCGHPPTSVSSPKKVDAVELDENRLKEAERRARFVHELMIDNAPAAIVGLVGHKGYEQCARDIYYFLQSSVCLKQLAFDLLELLLLSAFPEMDYVFQQLHEEKEKFGGFRTT; translated from the exons ATGAGCACGGAAGAAAAGCATGCGGTGACGGTTCGAGACCTCGTGGAGGAGGCGAAGAAGCGGATTGTGTTTCTGATCATGTGCGCGGTCGGATTGTCTTATCTCTTGTCTA TGACAAGCTCCTCAGTCTGGGTTAATTTGCCCGCTGCAGCATCCTTAATTGTCACCGTTCGCTATTTTTCTCTGTACTTTGAAATGCGGGGAAAAGCTGCGGTATACAACAGCAAACCAACATTAGCACATATTTCTTCTAAAACGAAACCTTTTGAAGGTCCTAACACCGGTGTTATGAAGTCTGATTGGAGAAGGAAGGTGAATTCCCCTGTTGTCGAGAATGCATTAGATCAGTTCACTAGGCATCTAGTTTCTGAGTGGGTGATGGATCTGTGGTACTCTCGCCTAACCCCTGACAGACAAGGTCCAGAGGAGTTGGTTCATATCATGCATGGTGTTCTGGGAGAGATTTCATCTCGCCTGAGAAATGTAAATCTCATAGATCTTCTGACAAG GGACATTATTAGTATTTTATGCACGCACCTGGAGCTTTTCCGTTCAAGTCAGTCAAAGATTGAAAAGCACCAACTTGGACCACTGACTTTTGAACGTCGTGATGTGGAATTAAAATCCATTCTATTTGCAGACAACAAATTGCACCCTGCCCTGTTTTCTGCTGAAGCTGAGCACAAG GTGCTTCAGCACTTGATGGATGGTCTCATATCTTTCACATTCAAACCTGAGGATTTGCAGTGCTCTTTGTTCCGCTTTACTGTTAGAGAGCTTCTTGCTTGTGCACTAATGCGACCAGTATTGAACTTAGCAAACCCAAG GTTTCTTAATGAAAGGGTTGAGTCTGTAGCAATTTCTTTAAGCAAGGCTAATGAAGGAGCGGCTACACTCTTGGCATCACAGTCTAAATCAAAAGCGTCTTCAAGGATTTCATCTGATCATTTCACTaggattctggacccttctgtTAAGGGTGTTGAGCTTGTCCCACTCAAAAAGGATCCATCCAAAACTTTGGAAGAGAAATCCACAAAAGACAATGCAAATGGAACCCTCACGAAGGACCCATTGCTTTGTATGGATACTAGATCAACCCTTTCTTGGAGTTCTCAGCCATTGGATCCACTAACTGGTGATGGTAGAGGTAGTCAACGACTCCACTCTGGGGAGATTTGGGATGGTACAGTAGTTATGATTTCTCGCAGAGAAACTGAAGCTATTGCTCCAAATCATTTTGAAAACTACAGAAGGAAGGAAGATGAGAATTATGCTATTGAGTCAGGGATAAAAAGTTCTTCAGCATTATATAAAACAGCAGATAATTTGAAGGTATTGTCAAGGGAGAAAGAAAAGGATGGTGCAACCAAGATTAGTTCTGATCACAGCAATGCTGCTCTTTCTAGGCGTAATGGGAACATTACAAGTCACCTTTCTGCTATTTCATATATAGAGTTTGATGAGAATGATCTCATGCGGTTGGAGGAGGTAGAATCAGGGAGCAGTTCTTATACTAGTGAAGATGATGAAACCAGCAGTGTGACTGGTCTTGATTTTCCGGTCAACAAAGTTTGGGATGGTAAACTAAATAGATATCTTTCGGTTTCACACATTCATCATCCACTGCAGAGTTCTGAAGGCTGTAACACAAGAAAAAGTGGCGTAGGACATCTTCACTCTAGATTACATAGGACTCAATCTAGGAGGAAAAGGTTTAAGAGATTAAGCAGTCAGAAGAGGCACATCTGGCAAGAAGTTGAGAGAACAAGCTTCTATTCAGGAGACAGGCAGGATATACTGAATTCTTTTAAAGGACGTGTGGAATCTGAGGACTCTAGTGATGATTATGAGGCAGAAGTTTTGGGTAGAATTCACAGTGGAGCAACTGCTTCTTCATCCACTTCCTCAACTCGTTTACTCGACTGTGATAATTTGGCCGTCAGTGCTCAGAAAAACTCATTGTTGCCAGATTCCTTTCTGAAGTTGAGATGTGAG TCGCAGGTATTGGGTGCCAATATTGTGAAGGGTGGCTCTAGAACATTCGCCGTTTATTCCATTTCTGTTACAGATACGAATGAGGATAGTTGGTCTATCAAAAGAAG GTTTCGGCATTTTGAGGAACTCCATCGACGTCTTAAGGAGTTTCCAGAATATAATCTTCATTTGCCACCGAAGCATTTTCTGTCAACTGGACTAGATGTGCTTGTCATTCGAGAACGGTGTAAATTGCTACACAAGTACTTGAAG AAGCTTCTTCAGCTTCCAACTATTTCAGGATCAATAGAAATTTGGGACTTCCTTAGCGTTGATTCCCAG ACATATGTATTCTCACATTCTATATCCATCATTGAGACATTGTCAG ACAGTATAACCCATGAAAGAAGTGAAGAGGCTCAGAATGCTCTTGGGCAGACTGTAAATCCCTTACCTTCCCATTGTGAACATCGCAATGCTGAGAGCAAGGAATCTGCATTAGCAATGAAGCATAATATTGTTGGAGATGGATCAAGAGTACAGGCACAAGGCGCAGTTTATACACAGCAACAAAAACCATCTGAGGACTCTGACAAATCAGACCAAAGAAATATATCCCTGTCCAGAAAGTCCATAAACAGAATCGAAGGTGATGATTTACAAACTTCATCTCAGCCAATTATTGGTGCTGCTTCCGATCCCACCCTCCCTACTGAG TGGGTACAGCCAAATCTAAGTGCTCCCCTATTAGAGTTGGTTGATGTGGTTTTCCAGCTCCAAGATGGTGGTTGGATCAA GCGGAAGGCTTTTTGGGTGGCCAAACAGATATTACAACTGGGAATGGGCGATGCCTTTGATGATTGGTTGATTGAGAAAATTCAGCTTTTGCGTAGGGGATCTGTGGTCGCTTCAGGGATCAAGCGGATAGAGCAG GTACTTTGGCCTGACGGAATATTTATAACAAAGCATCCAAAGCGACGACAACCAAACCCTTCTGGGAGCACACCCCAGAGTTCACCTTGTGGGCACCCTCCCACGTCTGTATCTTCGCCTAAGAAAGTGGATGCCGTAGAATTGGATGAGAATCGACTAAAGGAAGCTGAACGGCGTGCCAGATTTGTACATGAGCTTATGATTG ATAATGCACCAGCTGCGATCGTGGGTCTTGTTGGTCACAAGGGGTATGAACAATGTGCAAGGGATATCTATTACTTTCTTCAG TCATCTGTATGTTTGAAGCAATTGGCCTTTGACCTTCTTGAGCTGCTTCTCTTGTCGGCATTTCCGGAGATGGATTACGTCTTCCAGCAGTTGCatgaagagaaggaaaagttTGGGGGATTCAGAACTACTTGA
- the LOC131309839 gene encoding uncharacterized protein LOC131309839 isoform X5 produces MSTEEKHAVTVRDLVEEAKKRIVFLIMCAVGLSYLLSTSLIVTVRYFSLYFEMRGKAAVYNSKPTLAHISSKTKPFEGPNTGVMKSDWRRKVNSPVVENALDQFTRHLVSEWVMDLWYSRLTPDRQGPEELVHIMHGVLGEISSRLRNVNLIDLLTRDIISILCTHLELFRSSQSKIEKHQLGPLTFERRDVELKSILFADNKLHPALFSAEAEHKVLQHLMDGLISFTFKPEDLQCSLFRFTVRELLACALMRPVLNLANPRFLNERVESVAISLSKANEGAATLLASQSKSKASSRISSDHFTRILDPSVKGVELVPLKKDPSKTLEEKSTKDNANGTLTKDPLLCMDTRSTLSWSSQPLDPLTGDGRGSQRLHSGEIWDGTVVMISRRETEAIAPNHFENYRRKEDENYAIESGIKSSSALYKTADNLKVLSREKEKDGATKISSDHSNAALSRRNGNITSHLSAISYIEFDENDLMRLEEVESGSSSYTSEDDETSSVTGLDFPVNKVWDGKLNRYLSVSHIHHPLQSSEGCNTRKSGVGHLHSRLHRTQSRRKRFKRLSSQKRHIWQEVERTSFYSGDRQDILNSFKGRVESEDSSDDYEAEVLGRIHSGATASSSTSSTRLLDCDNLAVSAQKNSLLPDSFLKLRCEFECYFQSQVLGANIVKGGSRTFAVYSISVTDTNEDSWSIKRRFRHFEELHRRLKEFPEYNLHLPPKHFLSTGLDVLVIRERCKLLHKYLKKLLQLPTISGSIEIWDFLSVDSQTYVFSHSISIIETLSVDLDSITHERSEEAQNALGQTVNPLPSHCEHRNAESKESALAMKHNIVGDGSRVQAQGAVYTQQQKPSEDSDKSDQRNISLSRKSINRIEGDDLQTSSQPIIGAASDPTLPTEWVQPNLSAPLLELVDVVFQLQDGGWIKRKAFWVAKQILQLGMGDAFDDWLIEKIQLLRRGSVVASGIKRIEQVLWPDGIFITKHPKRRQPNPSGSTPQSSPCGHPPTSVSSPKKVDAVELDENRLKEAERRARFVHELMIDNAPAAIVGLVGHKGYEQCARDIYYFLQSSVCLKQLAFDLLELLLLSAFPEMDYVFQQLHEEKEKFGGFRTT; encoded by the exons ATGAGCACGGAAGAAAAGCATGCGGTGACGGTTCGAGACCTCGTGGAGGAGGCGAAGAAGCGGATTGTGTTTCTGATCATGTGCGCGGTCGGATTGTCTTATCTCTTGTCTA CATCCTTAATTGTCACCGTTCGCTATTTTTCTCTGTACTTTGAAATGCGGGGAAAAGCTGCGGTATACAACAGCAAACCAACATTAGCACATATTTCTTCTAAAACGAAACCTTTTGAAGGTCCTAACACCGGTGTTATGAAGTCTGATTGGAGAAGGAAGGTGAATTCCCCTGTTGTCGAGAATGCATTAGATCAGTTCACTAGGCATCTAGTTTCTGAGTGGGTGATGGATCTGTGGTACTCTCGCCTAACCCCTGACAGACAAGGTCCAGAGGAGTTGGTTCATATCATGCATGGTGTTCTGGGAGAGATTTCATCTCGCCTGAGAAATGTAAATCTCATAGATCTTCTGACAAG GGACATTATTAGTATTTTATGCACGCACCTGGAGCTTTTCCGTTCAAGTCAGTCAAAGATTGAAAAGCACCAACTTGGACCACTGACTTTTGAACGTCGTGATGTGGAATTAAAATCCATTCTATTTGCAGACAACAAATTGCACCCTGCCCTGTTTTCTGCTGAAGCTGAGCACAAG GTGCTTCAGCACTTGATGGATGGTCTCATATCTTTCACATTCAAACCTGAGGATTTGCAGTGCTCTTTGTTCCGCTTTACTGTTAGAGAGCTTCTTGCTTGTGCACTAATGCGACCAGTATTGAACTTAGCAAACCCAAG GTTTCTTAATGAAAGGGTTGAGTCTGTAGCAATTTCTTTAAGCAAGGCTAATGAAGGAGCGGCTACACTCTTGGCATCACAGTCTAAATCAAAAGCGTCTTCAAGGATTTCATCTGATCATTTCACTaggattctggacccttctgtTAAGGGTGTTGAGCTTGTCCCACTCAAAAAGGATCCATCCAAAACTTTGGAAGAGAAATCCACAAAAGACAATGCAAATGGAACCCTCACGAAGGACCCATTGCTTTGTATGGATACTAGATCAACCCTTTCTTGGAGTTCTCAGCCATTGGATCCACTAACTGGTGATGGTAGAGGTAGTCAACGACTCCACTCTGGGGAGATTTGGGATGGTACAGTAGTTATGATTTCTCGCAGAGAAACTGAAGCTATTGCTCCAAATCATTTTGAAAACTACAGAAGGAAGGAAGATGAGAATTATGCTATTGAGTCAGGGATAAAAAGTTCTTCAGCATTATATAAAACAGCAGATAATTTGAAGGTATTGTCAAGGGAGAAAGAAAAGGATGGTGCAACCAAGATTAGTTCTGATCACAGCAATGCTGCTCTTTCTAGGCGTAATGGGAACATTACAAGTCACCTTTCTGCTATTTCATATATAGAGTTTGATGAGAATGATCTCATGCGGTTGGAGGAGGTAGAATCAGGGAGCAGTTCTTATACTAGTGAAGATGATGAAACCAGCAGTGTGACTGGTCTTGATTTTCCGGTCAACAAAGTTTGGGATGGTAAACTAAATAGATATCTTTCGGTTTCACACATTCATCATCCACTGCAGAGTTCTGAAGGCTGTAACACAAGAAAAAGTGGCGTAGGACATCTTCACTCTAGATTACATAGGACTCAATCTAGGAGGAAAAGGTTTAAGAGATTAAGCAGTCAGAAGAGGCACATCTGGCAAGAAGTTGAGAGAACAAGCTTCTATTCAGGAGACAGGCAGGATATACTGAATTCTTTTAAAGGACGTGTGGAATCTGAGGACTCTAGTGATGATTATGAGGCAGAAGTTTTGGGTAGAATTCACAGTGGAGCAACTGCTTCTTCATCCACTTCCTCAACTCGTTTACTCGACTGTGATAATTTGGCCGTCAGTGCTCAGAAAAACTCATTGTTGCCAGATTCCTTTCTGAAGTTGAGATGTGAG TTTGAATGCTATTTCCAGTCGCAGGTATTGGGTGCCAATATTGTGAAGGGTGGCTCTAGAACATTCGCCGTTTATTCCATTTCTGTTACAGATACGAATGAGGATAGTTGGTCTATCAAAAGAAG GTTTCGGCATTTTGAGGAACTCCATCGACGTCTTAAGGAGTTTCCAGAATATAATCTTCATTTGCCACCGAAGCATTTTCTGTCAACTGGACTAGATGTGCTTGTCATTCGAGAACGGTGTAAATTGCTACACAAGTACTTGAAG AAGCTTCTTCAGCTTCCAACTATTTCAGGATCAATAGAAATTTGGGACTTCCTTAGCGTTGATTCCCAG ACATATGTATTCTCACATTCTATATCCATCATTGAGACATTGTCAG TTGACCTAGACAGTATAACCCATGAAAGAAGTGAAGAGGCTCAGAATGCTCTTGGGCAGACTGTAAATCCCTTACCTTCCCATTGTGAACATCGCAATGCTGAGAGCAAGGAATCTGCATTAGCAATGAAGCATAATATTGTTGGAGATGGATCAAGAGTACAGGCACAAGGCGCAGTTTATACACAGCAACAAAAACCATCTGAGGACTCTGACAAATCAGACCAAAGAAATATATCCCTGTCCAGAAAGTCCATAAACAGAATCGAAGGTGATGATTTACAAACTTCATCTCAGCCAATTATTGGTGCTGCTTCCGATCCCACCCTCCCTACTGAG TGGGTACAGCCAAATCTAAGTGCTCCCCTATTAGAGTTGGTTGATGTGGTTTTCCAGCTCCAAGATGGTGGTTGGATCAA GCGGAAGGCTTTTTGGGTGGCCAAACAGATATTACAACTGGGAATGGGCGATGCCTTTGATGATTGGTTGATTGAGAAAATTCAGCTTTTGCGTAGGGGATCTGTGGTCGCTTCAGGGATCAAGCGGATAGAGCAG GTACTTTGGCCTGACGGAATATTTATAACAAAGCATCCAAAGCGACGACAACCAAACCCTTCTGGGAGCACACCCCAGAGTTCACCTTGTGGGCACCCTCCCACGTCTGTATCTTCGCCTAAGAAAGTGGATGCCGTAGAATTGGATGAGAATCGACTAAAGGAAGCTGAACGGCGTGCCAGATTTGTACATGAGCTTATGATTG ATAATGCACCAGCTGCGATCGTGGGTCTTGTTGGTCACAAGGGGTATGAACAATGTGCAAGGGATATCTATTACTTTCTTCAG TCATCTGTATGTTTGAAGCAATTGGCCTTTGACCTTCTTGAGCTGCTTCTCTTGTCGGCATTTCCGGAGATGGATTACGTCTTCCAGCAGTTGCatgaagagaaggaaaagttTGGGGGATTCAGAACTACTTGA
- the LOC131309839 gene encoding uncharacterized protein LOC131309839 isoform X8: protein MDIISILCTHLELFRSSQSKIEKHQLGPLTFERRDVELKSILFADNKLHPALFSAEAEHKVLQHLMDGLISFTFKPEDLQCSLFRFTVRELLACALMRPVLNLANPRFLNERVESVAISLSKANEGAATLLASQSKSKASSRISSDHFTRILDPSVKGVELVPLKKDPSKTLEEKSTKDNANGTLTKDPLLCMDTRSTLSWSSQPLDPLTGDGRGSQRLHSGEIWDGTVVMISRRETEAIAPNHFENYRRKEDENYAIESGIKSSSALYKTADNLKVLSREKEKDGATKISSDHSNAALSRRNGNITSHLSAISYIEFDENDLMRLEEVESGSSSYTSEDDETSSVTGLDFPVNKVWDGKLNRYLSVSHIHHPLQSSEGCNTRKSGVGHLHSRLHRTQSRRKRFKRLSSQKRHIWQEVERTSFYSGDRQDILNSFKGRVESEDSSDDYEAEVLGRIHSGATASSSTSSTRLLDCDNLAVSAQKNSLLPDSFLKLRCEFECYFQSQVLGANIVKGGSRTFAVYSISVTDTNEDSWSIKRRFRHFEELHRRLKEFPEYNLHLPPKHFLSTGLDVLVIRERCKLLHKYLKKLLQLPTISGSIEIWDFLSVDSQTYVFSHSISIIETLSVDLDSITHERSEEAQNALGQTVNPLPSHCEHRNAESKESALAMKHNIVGDGSRVQAQGAVYTQQQKPSEDSDKSDQRNISLSRKSINRIEGDDLQTSSQPIIGAASDPTLPTEWVQPNLSAPLLELVDVVFQLQDGGWIKRKAFWVAKQILQLGMGDAFDDWLIEKIQLLRRGSVVASGIKRIEQVLWPDGIFITKHPKRRQPNPSGSTPQSSPCGHPPTSVSSPKKVDAVELDENRLKEAERRARFVHELMIDNAPAAIVGLVGHKGYEQCARDIYYFLQSSVCLKQLAFDLLELLLLSAFPEMDYVFQQLHEEKEKFGGFRTT from the exons AT GGACATTATTAGTATTTTATGCACGCACCTGGAGCTTTTCCGTTCAAGTCAGTCAAAGATTGAAAAGCACCAACTTGGACCACTGACTTTTGAACGTCGTGATGTGGAATTAAAATCCATTCTATTTGCAGACAACAAATTGCACCCTGCCCTGTTTTCTGCTGAAGCTGAGCACAAG GTGCTTCAGCACTTGATGGATGGTCTCATATCTTTCACATTCAAACCTGAGGATTTGCAGTGCTCTTTGTTCCGCTTTACTGTTAGAGAGCTTCTTGCTTGTGCACTAATGCGACCAGTATTGAACTTAGCAAACCCAAG GTTTCTTAATGAAAGGGTTGAGTCTGTAGCAATTTCTTTAAGCAAGGCTAATGAAGGAGCGGCTACACTCTTGGCATCACAGTCTAAATCAAAAGCGTCTTCAAGGATTTCATCTGATCATTTCACTaggattctggacccttctgtTAAGGGTGTTGAGCTTGTCCCACTCAAAAAGGATCCATCCAAAACTTTGGAAGAGAAATCCACAAAAGACAATGCAAATGGAACCCTCACGAAGGACCCATTGCTTTGTATGGATACTAGATCAACCCTTTCTTGGAGTTCTCAGCCATTGGATCCACTAACTGGTGATGGTAGAGGTAGTCAACGACTCCACTCTGGGGAGATTTGGGATGGTACAGTAGTTATGATTTCTCGCAGAGAAACTGAAGCTATTGCTCCAAATCATTTTGAAAACTACAGAAGGAAGGAAGATGAGAATTATGCTATTGAGTCAGGGATAAAAAGTTCTTCAGCATTATATAAAACAGCAGATAATTTGAAGGTATTGTCAAGGGAGAAAGAAAAGGATGGTGCAACCAAGATTAGTTCTGATCACAGCAATGCTGCTCTTTCTAGGCGTAATGGGAACATTACAAGTCACCTTTCTGCTATTTCATATATAGAGTTTGATGAGAATGATCTCATGCGGTTGGAGGAGGTAGAATCAGGGAGCAGTTCTTATACTAGTGAAGATGATGAAACCAGCAGTGTGACTGGTCTTGATTTTCCGGTCAACAAAGTTTGGGATGGTAAACTAAATAGATATCTTTCGGTTTCACACATTCATCATCCACTGCAGAGTTCTGAAGGCTGTAACACAAGAAAAAGTGGCGTAGGACATCTTCACTCTAGATTACATAGGACTCAATCTAGGAGGAAAAGGTTTAAGAGATTAAGCAGTCAGAAGAGGCACATCTGGCAAGAAGTTGAGAGAACAAGCTTCTATTCAGGAGACAGGCAGGATATACTGAATTCTTTTAAAGGACGTGTGGAATCTGAGGACTCTAGTGATGATTATGAGGCAGAAGTTTTGGGTAGAATTCACAGTGGAGCAACTGCTTCTTCATCCACTTCCTCAACTCGTTTACTCGACTGTGATAATTTGGCCGTCAGTGCTCAGAAAAACTCATTGTTGCCAGATTCCTTTCTGAAGTTGAGATGTGAG TTTGAATGCTATTTCCAGTCGCAGGTATTGGGTGCCAATATTGTGAAGGGTGGCTCTAGAACATTCGCCGTTTATTCCATTTCTGTTACAGATACGAATGAGGATAGTTGGTCTATCAAAAGAAG GTTTCGGCATTTTGAGGAACTCCATCGACGTCTTAAGGAGTTTCCAGAATATAATCTTCATTTGCCACCGAAGCATTTTCTGTCAACTGGACTAGATGTGCTTGTCATTCGAGAACGGTGTAAATTGCTACACAAGTACTTGAAG AAGCTTCTTCAGCTTCCAACTATTTCAGGATCAATAGAAATTTGGGACTTCCTTAGCGTTGATTCCCAG ACATATGTATTCTCACATTCTATATCCATCATTGAGACATTGTCAG TTGACCTAGACAGTATAACCCATGAAAGAAGTGAAGAGGCTCAGAATGCTCTTGGGCAGACTGTAAATCCCTTACCTTCCCATTGTGAACATCGCAATGCTGAGAGCAAGGAATCTGCATTAGCAATGAAGCATAATATTGTTGGAGATGGATCAAGAGTACAGGCACAAGGCGCAGTTTATACACAGCAACAAAAACCATCTGAGGACTCTGACAAATCAGACCAAAGAAATATATCCCTGTCCAGAAAGTCCATAAACAGAATCGAAGGTGATGATTTACAAACTTCATCTCAGCCAATTATTGGTGCTGCTTCCGATCCCACCCTCCCTACTGAG TGGGTACAGCCAAATCTAAGTGCTCCCCTATTAGAGTTGGTTGATGTGGTTTTCCAGCTCCAAGATGGTGGTTGGATCAA GCGGAAGGCTTTTTGGGTGGCCAAACAGATATTACAACTGGGAATGGGCGATGCCTTTGATGATTGGTTGATTGAGAAAATTCAGCTTTTGCGTAGGGGATCTGTGGTCGCTTCAGGGATCAAGCGGATAGAGCAG GTACTTTGGCCTGACGGAATATTTATAACAAAGCATCCAAAGCGACGACAACCAAACCCTTCTGGGAGCACACCCCAGAGTTCACCTTGTGGGCACCCTCCCACGTCTGTATCTTCGCCTAAGAAAGTGGATGCCGTAGAATTGGATGAGAATCGACTAAAGGAAGCTGAACGGCGTGCCAGATTTGTACATGAGCTTATGATTG ATAATGCACCAGCTGCGATCGTGGGTCTTGTTGGTCACAAGGGGTATGAACAATGTGCAAGGGATATCTATTACTTTCTTCAG TCATCTGTATGTTTGAAGCAATTGGCCTTTGACCTTCTTGAGCTGCTTCTCTTGTCGGCATTTCCGGAGATGGATTACGTCTTCCAGCAGTTGCatgaagagaaggaaaagttTGGGGGATTCAGAACTACTTGA